A genome region from Methanobacterium subterraneum includes the following:
- a CDS encoding alpha/beta fold hydrolase, producing MTRYRNEMQAIRKYIRNLDSRVIETNCGSIEYARTGNGYPILAVHGNAGGFDQGLMMTNKTIDPQFQVISVSRFGYLRSSIPEKPSVGMQADAYASLLDSLNMEKIAVVGYSAGSASSIQFTLRYPERVSALILVSPAAPGKGPVMSKAIFNIFFKNDFIYWATITYFGSWVQDAWIGVPKEFTLTQEYEAEVRDLLYHILPVSARVDGSFFDIYTSSPEIFNSSNNENYPFEDIAIPTLVISAQDDPLALHENAQSLVERIPQSRLLALPDGGHLLLGHYEKVKSEITRFLHSNKVSIDKDM from the coding sequence ATGACACGTTACCGTAACGAGATGCAAGCTATAAGAAAGTATATCCGTAACCTGGATAGCAGGGTAATTGAGACAAACTGTGGATCCATCGAGTATGCTAGAACCGGGAATGGTTACCCCATACTAGCCGTGCATGGCAATGCTGGTGGCTTTGATCAGGGTTTAATGATGACTAATAAGACCATTGACCCCCAGTTCCAAGTTATATCTGTTTCACGGTTTGGTTATCTACGCTCCTCTATACCAGAGAAACCCAGTGTAGGAATGCAAGCTGATGCCTACGCTTCCCTTTTGGACTCATTGAATATGGAGAAGATTGCTGTTGTTGGTTATTCTGCTGGTTCAGCATCATCCATCCAGTTCACCCTGCGCTACCCTGAGCGCGTTTCAGCACTTATTCTTGTTTCTCCTGCGGCCCCTGGAAAGGGTCCGGTCATGTCCAAAGCCATATTCAATATCTTCTTTAAAAATGATTTTATATACTGGGCAACCATCACCTATTTCGGGTCGTGGGTTCAGGATGCCTGGATTGGTGTGCCTAAGGAATTTACACTTACACAAGAATATGAGGCTGAAGTTAGAGATCTACTGTACCACATACTGCCAGTTAGTGCAAGGGTTGATGGGAGTTTTTTTGATATCTACACTTCATCTCCTGAGATTTTTAACAGTTCTAATAACGAAAACTATCCCTTTGAAGATATTGCGATTCCAACATTGGTGATCAGTGCTCAAGATGATCCACTAGCACTCCATGAAAATGCACAGAGCCTGGTTGAAAGAATTCCCCAATCTCGTCTGTTGGCTTTGCCTGATGGCGGTCATCTGTTATTAGGCCATTATGAAAAGGTTAAATCGGAGATTACACGGTTCCTGCACAGTAATAAGGTCTCAATAGATAAGGATATGTGA
- a CDS encoding SRPBCC family protein — METLHYSIVINAPKEKVWKAMLNKDTYEKWTDVFMPGSSYVGDWAEGSKILFLAPDETGKLSGMVSRIKENRKYEYISIESVGIVSNGEEDTSSQEAKEWAGSLENYTFKDLDGKTELRVDLNSDMGVDQEMLEMLEKTWPKALNILKKLAEES, encoded by the coding sequence ATGGAAACCCTGCATTATTCAATTGTTATAAATGCACCTAAAGAAAAGGTCTGGAAGGCCATGCTCAATAAGGATACTTATGAAAAATGGACTGACGTGTTTATGCCTGGTTCAAGTTACGTCGGTGATTGGGCTGAGGGAAGTAAAATACTTTTCCTTGCACCAGATGAGACCGGTAAATTGTCTGGAATGGTGAGCCGAATCAAAGAGAACCGTAAATATGAGTATATTTCCATCGAAAGTGTTGGCATAGTGTCTAACGGCGAAGAAGATACCTCAAGCCAGGAAGCTAAAGAATGGGCAGGTTCACTTGAAAATTACACATTTAAGGATTTGGATGGTAAAACTGAACTACGGGTGGATTTAAATTCAGATATGGGTGTAGATCAAGAGATGTTGGAAATGTTGGAGAAAACCTGGCCTAAAGCTCTAAATATATTAAAAAAACTGGCAGAAGAATCGTGA
- a CDS encoding SRPBCC family protein, translating into MEKLHFSIIINAPKKKVWETMLGKDTYGKWADVFIPEIYYTGDWSKGSKILFLAPDETGKISGTVNRIKDYKPYEFVSIENIGMVKDEQEDITSKEATVYAGALENYTLKELDGSTEVLVELFPVMDIPEDYKEIYHGMWQEALEKLKELVEK; encoded by the coding sequence ATGGAAAAACTACATTTCTCAATCATTATAAATGCACCTAAAAAAAAGGTCTGGGAAACCATGCTCGGTAAGGATACATACGGAAAATGGGCAGACGTATTTATCCCGGAAATATATTATACGGGTGACTGGAGTAAAGGCAGTAAAATACTTTTCCTCGCACCGGATGAAACCGGGAAAATATCTGGTACAGTCAATCGAATAAAGGATTATAAACCATATGAATTTGTATCAATCGAAAATATTGGTATGGTAAAGGATGAACAAGAAGATATCACCAGTAAAGAAGCAACGGTGTATGCTGGTGCGCTTGAAAATTACACGTTAAAAGAGTTAGATGGCTCCACTGAGGTACTGGTGGAACTATTTCCAGTTATGGATATACCCGAGGATTATAAAGAAATATACCATGGCATGTGGCAGGAAGCACTGGAAAAGCTTAAAGAACTGGTTGAAAAATAA
- a CDS encoding VOC family protein, which yields MSKGMIEMQKIVPFLWFEDSKAEEAAKFYTSIFKNSKIINTMRYGKSGPGPEGSVMSVNFQLEGQDFYALNDNPQFKFTEALSLFVNCDTQKEVDELWEKLKEGGMELGPGWVKDKFGLAWQIVPSFLFEFLNDPDPEKSQRVMKSMMQMNKLDIDKLKQAYEGR from the coding sequence TTGTCTAAAGGAATGATTGAAATGCAAAAAATAGTACCATTCTTATGGTTTGAAGACAGTAAAGCTGAAGAGGCAGCTAAGTTCTATACATCCATCTTTAAAAATTCAAAGATAATAAATACTATGCGATACGGGAAATCCGGCCCCGGCCCGGAAGGATCAGTTATGTCTGTTAACTTCCAACTCGAAGGACAGGATTTTTATGCATTAAATGATAATCCACAATTCAAATTTACTGAAGCTTTATCGTTATTCGTGAACTGTGATACTCAGAAAGAGGTTGATGAGTTGTGGGAAAAACTCAAAGAGGGAGGAATGGAACTGGGACCCGGTTGGGTTAAGGATAAATTTGGTTTAGCCTGGCAGATCGTTCCCAGTTTTTTATTTGAATTCTTAAATGATCCAGACCCAGAGAAATCCCAGAGAGTGATGAAGTCCATGATGCAAATGAATAAACTTGACATAGATAAGTTAAAGCAGGCGTATGAGGGAAGATAG
- a CDS encoding SRPBCC domain-containing protein yields MAKVIHFEIPAGKPERAIKFYKNVFGWKINKWQGEFDYWLVEAGEEDEPGINGAIKPKESGSMISDVISVDSYDEFALKIEAEGGKMLTEKMTIPDMGYTGSFQDTEGNVMAIIEITMLFITRTFHAPLGKVWAAWTDPESIKKWWGPKGYTTPVVKNDFRVGGSSLYCMRSPEGQDIWSTGIYKEIIPMERIVSTDSFANEDGNVVPASDYGISGDWPLELKVMVTFHEEDGKTRITLQHTGFPDNENKTSAEAGWNESLDKLAEYLV; encoded by the coding sequence ATGGCGAAAGTTATACATTTTGAGATTCCTGCAGGAAAGCCAGAAAGAGCAATAAAATTCTATAAGAATGTTTTCGGATGGAAAATAAATAAATGGCAGGGTGAATTTGATTACTGGCTGGTGGAAGCTGGTGAGGAAGATGAACCAGGGATTAATGGGGCTATTAAACCAAAAGAATCTGGTTCTATGATTAGTGATGTCATAAGTGTTGATTCCTATGATGAATTTGCCCTAAAAATAGAAGCTGAGGGTGGGAAGATGTTGACAGAGAAGATGACCATCCCAGATATGGGTTACACCGGATCCTTCCAGGACACCGAGGGAAATGTTATGGCAATAATAGAAATTACCATGTTATTTATAACTCGTACCTTCCATGCACCGCTGGGGAAGGTATGGGCGGCATGGACCGACCCTGAATCTATTAAAAAGTGGTGGGGTCCAAAAGGCTACACAACACCCGTAGTTAAAAATGACTTTAGAGTGGGAGGCTCTTCCCTCTACTGCATGCGATCCCCTGAAGGCCAGGATATCTGGAGCACCGGTATTTATAAGGAGATAATTCCCATGGAGCGGATTGTGTCCACCGATAGCTTCGCTAATGAAGATGGTAATGTGGTTCCGGCTTCAGACTATGGAATAAGTGGTGACTGGCCTTTAGAGTTAAAAGTGATGGTAACCTTCCATGAAGAGGATGGTAAGACCAGAATCACCTTGCAGCACACCGGCTTCCCTGATAATGAAAATAAAACCTCAGCAGAGGCCGGTTGGAATGAATCCCTTGATAAACTCGCAGAATATCTTGTCTAA
- a CDS encoding glutamine synthetase family protein, whose protein sequence is MNKIKDISNSQIRFIRVLWCDNANIIRAKAVCVDSVNDQEVAVGISRGQQGVPVMYDGVVAGCGLDPVGEITLKGDMSTLTPIPYAPGHARVMGDMFIEDKVWENCPRGFLKRMITKLQKEGLEVKAAFENEFYLLKQKWKNNHKNIRNGLSVEPSDFTPFSSSFSMDLNHNIIMDIVEALIVQNITVEQYYPESGPGQHEITVGYTDALGAASNQIVFRETVKAIASKHNLRGSFLPKIFPDKAANGCHLHLSLWKDDKNILHDPECKYGLSETGKQFIAGILYHLPALMAITTPIPRSYRRIRPQMWSGAYQVWGLNNREAAIRVIREDDGKVRHFELKTVDASANPYLALGVVIAAGLDGIQEKMVLEKPVQLDPATLSTREMDEMGVKPLPGNMGETLDNLEKDEVILNAMGENLSRSYLAVKKTEYETLKNLPSAKEVELLLEKY, encoded by the coding sequence ATGAATAAAATAAAAGACATATCAAATTCCCAAATCCGTTTTATACGCGTATTATGGTGTGACAATGCTAATATCATCCGGGCGAAGGCAGTTTGCGTGGACTCGGTGAATGATCAGGAGGTTGCCGTGGGTATTTCCCGTGGTCAGCAGGGAGTTCCAGTGATGTACGACGGTGTTGTAGCCGGATGTGGATTGGATCCTGTGGGAGAAATAACATTGAAGGGTGATATGTCAACTTTAACACCAATACCCTATGCTCCAGGACATGCTCGGGTTATGGGTGACATGTTCATTGAAGACAAGGTTTGGGAGAACTGTCCACGTGGATTTTTGAAAAGAATGATCACCAAACTCCAGAAGGAAGGTTTAGAGGTTAAAGCAGCCTTTGAAAATGAATTTTATCTCCTAAAACAGAAATGGAAAAATAACCATAAAAACATCAGAAATGGTTTATCAGTAGAACCCTCAGATTTTACCCCTTTTTCTTCTTCATTTTCCATGGATTTAAACCACAATATCATAATGGATATAGTTGAGGCCTTAATTGTCCAGAACATAACGGTTGAACAGTACTATCCAGAGTCTGGTCCGGGCCAGCACGAAATAACCGTGGGATACACCGATGCGTTGGGGGCTGCCAGTAATCAGATCGTCTTCCGGGAGACAGTGAAGGCCATAGCCAGTAAGCACAATCTTAGGGGATCATTCCTTCCGAAGATATTCCCGGATAAGGCAGCTAATGGATGTCATCTCCACCTCAGCCTGTGGAAGGATGATAAAAACATTTTACATGACCCTGAATGTAAATATGGCCTTAGCGAAACTGGAAAACAATTCATAGCCGGGATTCTGTATCATTTGCCGGCGTTGATGGCCATCACCACCCCCATCCCCCGATCTTACCGCAGGATACGTCCCCAGATGTGGAGTGGGGCATATCAGGTATGGGGTTTGAATAACCGGGAAGCTGCCATCAGGGTGATCAGGGAGGATGATGGTAAAGTAAGGCATTTTGAACTTAAAACTGTGGATGCATCTGCCAATCCCTACCTGGCCCTGGGGGTAGTGATTGCAGCGGGACTGGATGGTATTCAGGAAAAAATGGTGCTGGAAAAACCTGTGCAACTTGATCCTGCTACCCTTTCAACCAGGGAGATGGATGAGATGGGAGTTAAACCACTCCCAGGGAATATGGGGGAAACACTGGATAATCTTGAAAAGGATGAAGTTATTTTAAATGCCATGGGGGAGAATCTTTCCAGATCATATTTAGCAGTTAAAAAAACAGAATACGAAACCCTGAAAAACTTACCATCTGCCAAAGAAGTTGAATTATTGCTTGAAAAGTATTGA